TTCATCGCCTCGATGACGAAGAGTGGCTGTTCCCGGTGAACCTCGTCCCCTTCCCGGATAAAGAACTTTACTATCTTTCCGCTGAGCGGCGCCCCTACCTCATCCGGATTGCTGGTATCCGCCTTCGGCCTTCCCTCAATCACCTTGGCCGCCGCCGCTTTATCCGGAATCCTCACCGGACGGGGTTGTCCGTTCAATTCAAAGAGGAGCGGTCTCCTGCCGTCTGACTCCAGCTCTCCCACGGCGAAGAGCTTTACCAGGAGTGTTTTACCTTCCTCGATCTCGATCGAGGTCTCGTCTCCGGGCTCCATGCCATAGAAAAAGACCGTAGTGGGAACCACAGATGTATCGCCGTAGAGCGTGCGGTGTCGGTCAAACTCCTCAAATACCCCGGGATAAAGGAGAGCGGATATGAGGTCTTTCTCGCTAATCGGATGGCCGAGCTGTTTCTCCAGTCGTTTTGCCGTCTCGTCGAAATCGGCCGGGGGTATAAGCTCCCCCGGGCGAACCTCTATCGGCTTCTCCCCCTTGAGGATCGCCCTCTGCACCTCGGGTGGGAATCCTCCGGGTGTCTGCCCTAGATTTCCTCTCATCATATCCACCACCGATTCCGGGAAGCTGAGCTGGTCAGCTTTTTTGACTACGTCTTCGGTGGTAAGTTTGTTTTGCACTAAAAATAAGGCCAAATCTCCGACCACCTTGGACGACGGGGTAACCTTGATGATGTCCCCGAAGAGCTTGTTTACCTCGGCGAACATTCGCTTTATCTCCTCCCACTTGTCCCCTAATCCAAGGGCGCTGGCCTGAGCCCTCAGGTTCGTGTACTGGCCCCCGGGAATTTCGTAGAGATAAACATCGGCATTGGAGGTTTTCATGTCCCCCTCAAATGGCGCATAATATTCCCTGACCGCCTCCCAGTAAGCCGAGAGCTTGTGCAACCCCTCCACGTCTATCCCGGTGTCCCGTTCGGTGCCCTCAAGTGCAGCCACCACCGCGTTAAGGCTGGGCTGGGACGTCTGTCCGGACATGGTGCTTATGGCCAGGTCAACCACGTCTGCACCCGCTTCGGAGGCTTTTAGTACCGTGGCCTCGCCGTTACCGCTGGTAGCATGGGTGTGAAAATGTAAAGGCAGTCCGGTCTCTTCTTTAATTGCCTTTACCAGTTTCAAAGCGGCATAGGGCTTGCAAAGGCCGGCCATGTCCTTTATGGCGATGAAGTGAGCCCCCATACTGGCAAGCTCCTTAGCCAGGCCGACATAATAGTTCAGCGTGTATTTATCCCGTCTTGGATCGGTGATGTCCCCAGTGTAGCAAATAGCTGGTTCCACCACCTTGCCGGTGTCCATGGCGGTTTCTATGGCCACCTTCATGTTGGGAATCCAATTGAAGCAATCAAAGATACGGAATATATCTATTCCCGATGAAGCTGCTTCCTTGATGAACTCACGAACGACGTTATCCGGGTAGTTTGCATAGCCCACCGCGTTGGCACCGCGAATGAGCATCTGAAACATGGCATGGGGCATGGCCGCTCTAAGCCGGGCCAGTCTCTCCCATGGGCATTCCTTCAAAAAGCGCAGGCACACGTCAAATGTGGCCCCGCCCCACATCTCGTACGAGAAGAAGTTTCTACCGAAGTAAGCCGTCGCTCTGGCTATTTTAAGTAGGTTGAAGGTTCTCATTCGGGTGGTGAGAAGGGATTGATGCGCGTCTCTGAACGTGGTATCGGTAATCAGGAGTCGTTTTTGTTTGAGCACCCATTTAGCCAAGCCTTCTGGACCCTCCTTCTCGAAAACCCGTCGGTGTTCCGGAATCTCGACCGGGATGCCATCTATCTCCGGAACCCGCGGTGTAAGCGGTGGGCGCTCGGCCCAACTGGCCGGCTTGGGCATAGCCCTGTTGACGGTGACGTCGCCAATGAAGTTTAGAATCCGGGTGGCCCGGTCCCTCGGCTCTTGGATCTCAAAGATCTCCGGATGTTCCTCGAGGAATGTAGTAGCGCACTCTCCTCTACGGAATACCGGGTGCCTGATGACGTTTAGCAAAAATGGTATATTAGTTTTGACTCCCCGAATACGGAATTCCTGGAGTGCCCGGTCCATCTTGCTTATGCATTGCTCGAATGTTAGCCCCCAGGATGTAACCTTGACTAGCATGGAATCGTAGTACGGGGTGATTACCGCGCCGGTATAAGCGCTGGCGGCATCTAACCTTATTCCGAATCCGCCCGGAGAGCGGTAGGCAATGAGCCTTCCTATATCCGGCCTGAAGTTATTAGCCGGGTCCTCGGTGGTGATACGGCATTGAAGCGCAATGCCGCGGCTCCTGACCGGAGAGGCCTTGGAAATGCCTATTTCCGGGTCGGATAATTTGTATCCCTCGGCAATACGAATCTGTGACTGAACCAGGTCGATGCCGGTAATAACCTCGGTAACCGTATGCTCCACCTGTATCCTGGTGTTCATCTCTATGAAGTAGAAGTTTCCTTCTTTGTCTACCAGGAATTCAACGGTTCCGGCGCTGGTATAATTGACCGCCCTAGCAATGCTGAGGGCGGCCTCATACATCTTTTCCTTTAATTTAGGGTCGAGCGTGATGGCCGGGGCCAGCTCGGCAACCTTCTGATGCCTTCTCTGTACGGAGCAGTCACGCTCGAAGAGGTGAACCACGTTCCCGTATTGGTCCCCTAGAACCTGCACCTCGATGTGCTTGGGATTTTGTACATATTTCTCCAGTATTATGGCGTCGCTTCCGAAGGCGGCTCTGGCCTCGGAGCGGGCCTGGGCCAGGTTTTCGAGGAGTGATTTCCGGTCAAATACAGGCCTTATTCCCCTTCCCCCTCCGCCGTGTGCCGCCTTGAGCAGTATGGGGTAGCCATGTGCTTCGGCAAACTCGATAGCCTCCTCATCCCTGTTGATAAAACCCTCGGTGCCGGGCACGATGGGTATTCCTAAGCTAGCCGCCAGCCGCCTAGCCTCTGCCTTATCCCCCATTAGAGAAATGGAATCCGGGCTAGGACCGATGAAGGCAATACCCGCTTCGATGCAGGCTTTTGCGAACTGGCTGTTCTCGGATAAAAAACCGTATCCGGGGTGGATGGCATCTACATTCTTGTCCTTAGCCAGGCGAATGATTCCATTTATGTCCAGATAGGCCTCGACCGGCCCCTTATCTTTCCCTATCAGGTAAGCTTCGTCCGCCTTGTTTCGATGAAGAGAAAAGGCGTCTTCTTCCGAGTAGATGGCAACCGTGGTAATTCCCAGTTCGGTGCAGGCGCGGAAAACGCGTATGGCTATCTCGCCGCGGTTTGCGGCCATTACCCTTCGGAATGGTTTTATAATTCTCTTTTTCGGTCTCTGGCGGCTCATATTTACCCCTCTGATTTAATAGATGCGTAATGTATGGGCGACCCGGCGGGTCGCCCATACTGTGTTTGCTTTGTATCTTGCAAAGGCAAAATATCAGATTACTTTAGGCAAATTATTATAC
The Thermodesulfobacteriota bacterium DNA segment above includes these coding regions:
- a CDS encoding pyruvate carboxylase → MSRQRPKKRIIKPFRRVMAANRGEIAIRVFRACTELGITTVAIYSEEDAFSLHRNKADEAYLIGKDKGPVEAYLDINGIIRLAKDKNVDAIHPGYGFLSENSQFAKACIEAGIAFIGPSPDSISLMGDKAEARRLAASLGIPIVPGTEGFINRDEEAIEFAEAHGYPILLKAAHGGGGRGIRPVFDRKSLLENLAQARSEARAAFGSDAIILEKYVQNPKHIEVQVLGDQYGNVVHLFERDCSVQRRHQKVAELAPAITLDPKLKEKMYEAALSIARAVNYTSAGTVEFLVDKEGNFYFIEMNTRIQVEHTVTEVITGIDLVQSQIRIAEGYKLSDPEIGISKASPVRSRGIALQCRITTEDPANNFRPDIGRLIAYRSPGGFGIRLDAASAYTGAVITPYYDSMLVKVTSWGLTFEQCISKMDRALQEFRIRGVKTNIPFLLNVIRHPVFRRGECATTFLEEHPEIFEIQEPRDRATRILNFIGDVTVNRAMPKPASWAERPPLTPRVPEIDGIPVEIPEHRRVFEKEGPEGLAKWVLKQKRLLITDTTFRDAHQSLLTTRMRTFNLLKIARATAYFGRNFFSYEMWGGATFDVCLRFLKECPWERLARLRAAMPHAMFQMLIRGANAVGYANYPDNVVREFIKEAASSGIDIFRIFDCFNWIPNMKVAIETAMDTGKVVEPAICYTGDITDPRRDKYTLNYYVGLAKELASMGAHFIAIKDMAGLCKPYAALKLVKAIKEETGLPLHFHTHATSGNGEATVLKASEAGADVVDLAISTMSGQTSQPSLNAVVAALEGTERDTGIDVEGLHKLSAYWEAVREYYAPFEGDMKTSNADVYLYEIPGGQYTNLRAQASALGLGDKWEEIKRMFAEVNKLFGDIIKVTPSSKVVGDLALFLVQNKLTTEDVVKKADQLSFPESVVDMMRGNLGQTPGGFPPEVQRAILKGEKPIEVRPGELIPPADFDETAKRLEKQLGHPISEKDLISALLYPGVFEEFDRHRTLYGDTSVVPTTVFFYGMEPGDETSIEIEEGKTLLVKLFAVGELESDGRRPLLFELNGQPRPVRIPDKAAAAKVIEGRPKADTSNPDEVGAPLSGKIVKFFIREGDEVHREQPLFVIEAMKMQTNIKAPKDGVVQKILVSEGDGIDAGDLILRLNSQG